The following are encoded together in the Eleftheria terrae genome:
- a CDS encoding Ig-like domain-containing protein, whose translation MTTTEVSRQAAARSSGAHGNANERRRARLRVLGPLGRGLGRASLAIAALLSLGAVAAELTLEEGVVVKFGSDARLVVRDKLATGAAVTLTSQKDDRTGGPALPLPQSPAAGDWRGLRLEKSAAVQTPALKGVSLRFAGGTDGAGLAVRGYNPELQYLQFTDNTVGLRLLDLASPAITGSSFLRNGTGLEALGGSVPSISSTQFSGNTRLAIDNKDPARPITATGNWWGHDSGPRDATGNPQGQGDAVSAGVGYGNWLASAPLLNPSVLLAAPAPYFEQRSVLLDLSCVNATEYRVAEGSGFAGVAFQPLDNGRLTVPYTVSEGDGRKAISVQFRNATGTVATAVLAGGVLVDTQPPAVSLTTPADGSVVAQPITLEASVADASGISRVDFHVDGKLLGSRSSAPYTQAWDNQALSDGPHTIRAVATDAAGRVSEATSTVMLSRTPPAPDTEGPQLATVSLGGSPLANGATLARGGSLTFNASDRSGISRIELLLDGVVVATATGSGSYTAALSLDSVANGPHSLALRATDSLGNLTLVSWNVTVAHAAPEAPAFTQPSDGFVTRTAALVVAGRAPAGTTVQVLQNGQPAASVQATSDGRFSAGLTLLPGSNRLQASATDTHGTSALSAAVSVTLDVTVPGSPGTLSAAAQAGGKVRLSWQRATDPNAVGYDVYRSSSPFSVIGEAVKVNGSRLAGTTLDDLPTQDGTWHYRVVAVNAAGTPSEPSNPVQALSDSTLPKALSIAYTPLGKVDAASGRIGQGRVNLVATVSEALQAPPYLSIVPQGGVPIPVELSKTGDTSYAGSFLVDAGTASGLASVLFSARDLVGNRGTDIDAGGTLRIDTEGPALSNIQLTPSAPIKVDRGAAVVATFTFSKPPKPGATPQLRYLLSGPVRQPVAIDSLSAVNATTWRGSFTLPSDAGLGGPETLSFSVQAIDELDNISTKVLAFNRFQVYQGELPPANVPLGFTAKAQPGGKVRLDWQAVDEAQAYQLYRQAPGEDGLQPLVRAGGTSHVDQTPRDGSYRYAIASVRMVNGQEAVSGQSAPVEVQSSANAPGAPQNLSLRLTGQGIVATWQAPLASTVDSYRLYRASGTSIGSIDGLTPLKSGIRQTAALDASPSPTQGAYVVTAVDAAGNESAPSNSTYLNASLLPVRDLRVEQLGKELPVIRWSAPNGNVAGYKVYVGPDGARTLLTPGTVSALSLTDTGYTSGERRYTVATVDANGVELPRSVLMPSLNTQIAAGLPLKRGVMNKLQVQVTNTSAATLDGVRAVVRLPVDREATQFKDHKSATVSLAPNQTLLVPVIVGGYTELPSRVPAQLGVEIEPAEGELVKITRSETLEATDSALVVGMATDEFTRGGSGKVKLTIENTSEVDVELLTATQNGKGESTELRFKILDGDNNVLAVQSYRQVLGANVVTLTNGLTVARIPAGANYVSDVFELNVPASSPNSIRVKLEVDTLRYHSGEADEIRIAGRGSEKTVSLVDTAYVGEVTQVAPLNSFGDEDVLITGRALDRRSNQPLPNTRLKLVLNQQGFERVFSVLTDATGSFTYTFKPTVTDAGLYKVSAVHPDITDRPEQKAFTINRVTVGPTPYKLDIPRNYTFSIPFTAKAGAGTAATGLRFVLDAAAQPTGRLPEGVTVELPAPVSLAERQTLNVPVKFTANNEAQPSGSLILNVVSDEHPGSPIAVVKVDYVLSEAKPYLTNTPSFVETGLARGSSEIESVTVQNKGLQDALNLRFSLTKADGSPAPAWAAIVSSANGSLAVGAKRVIDLSFTPPADTAEAVYEFKLQVQGDNVPAQAMNVFASVTQSGQGHVLFKASDIYTATVDKQGKLIQGLANARITVQNEDVASVTQELVTDSLGEALFQNLPAGRYKFRAHAANHQEVGGRLLVKPGITVNQPVFLDYNLITVEWSVREITIQDRYDIVLNATFETDVPAAVVVLQPASVNLPKMSAGDVYYGELSLTNHGLVRADNVQKTLPQSDAYFRYEFLVDVPAQLEPKQRVTIPYRVIALQPLDQAATSGTASGGGCYSYSSRLSVSCTFQCANGATSNCGSSMSWFAVSNSSCPGGGGGGGGGGGGGWGGGGGWGGGGGSTTLPLPGKKCVFVPKGGGKGDYSCKRG comes from the coding sequence ATGACGACTACCGAGGTCAGCAGGCAGGCCGCGGCGCGCTCCAGCGGCGCGCACGGCAACGCGAACGAGCGCAGGCGTGCGCGCCTTCGGGTGCTCGGGCCACTGGGCCGTGGACTCGGCCGGGCGTCGCTGGCGATCGCCGCGCTGCTGTCCCTCGGCGCCGTGGCGGCCGAGCTGACGCTGGAAGAGGGCGTGGTCGTCAAGTTCGGCAGCGATGCCCGCCTGGTGGTGCGCGACAAGCTGGCCACCGGCGCCGCCGTCACGCTCACCAGCCAGAAGGACGACCGCACCGGTGGCCCGGCGCTGCCGCTGCCGCAAAGCCCTGCCGCGGGCGACTGGCGCGGCCTTCGACTGGAAAAATCGGCCGCCGTGCAGACCCCCGCCCTGAAGGGCGTGAGCCTGCGCTTTGCCGGTGGTACGGATGGCGCCGGCCTGGCAGTGCGCGGCTACAACCCGGAGCTGCAGTACCTGCAATTCACCGACAACACGGTCGGCCTGCGGCTGCTTGACCTGGCCTCACCGGCCATCACCGGCTCCAGCTTCCTGCGCAACGGCACCGGCCTGGAGGCCCTGGGCGGCAGCGTCCCCAGCATCTCCAGCACGCAGTTCTCGGGCAACACCCGGCTGGCCATCGACAACAAGGACCCGGCCCGTCCCATCACCGCCACCGGCAACTGGTGGGGCCACGACAGCGGGCCGCGCGACGCGACAGGCAACCCGCAAGGGCAGGGCGATGCGGTGTCCGCCGGTGTGGGCTATGGCAACTGGCTCGCCTCGGCGCCGCTGCTGAACCCCAGCGTGTTGCTGGCGGCGCCGGCGCCCTACTTCGAGCAGCGCAGCGTGCTGCTCGACCTGTCGTGCGTGAACGCCACCGAGTACCGCGTTGCCGAAGGCAGCGGCTTTGCCGGCGTCGCCTTTCAGCCGCTGGACAACGGCCGCCTGACGGTGCCGTACACCGTCTCCGAAGGCGATGGCCGCAAGGCCATCAGCGTGCAGTTCCGCAATGCCACCGGTACCGTGGCCACCGCGGTGCTGGCTGGCGGCGTGCTGGTTGACACCCAGCCGCCTGCCGTTTCGCTCACCACGCCGGCCGACGGCAGCGTGGTGGCCCAGCCGATCACGCTCGAGGCGAGCGTGGCGGACGCCTCCGGCATCAGCCGGGTGGACTTCCATGTGGACGGCAAGCTGCTCGGCAGCCGCAGCTCCGCACCGTATACCCAGGCCTGGGACAACCAGGCCCTGAGCGACGGCCCGCACACCATCCGGGCCGTGGCCACCGACGCCGCCGGGCGCGTCAGCGAAGCCACCAGCACGGTCATGCTCTCGCGCACGCCGCCCGCCCCGGATACCGAGGGGCCGCAGCTGGCCACCGTGAGCCTGGGCGGCAGCCCGCTCGCCAACGGCGCCACCCTGGCACGTGGCGGCAGCCTGACCTTCAACGCCAGCGACCGCAGCGGCATCTCGCGCATCGAGCTGCTGCTGGACGGCGTGGTGGTGGCCACTGCCACCGGCAGCGGCAGCTACACGGCCGCGCTCTCGCTGGACAGCGTGGCCAACGGCCCGCACAGCCTGGCGCTGCGTGCCACCGACTCGCTTGGCAACCTGACGCTGGTGAGCTGGAACGTCACCGTGGCGCATGCGGCTCCCGAGGCGCCGGCCTTCACCCAGCCGAGCGACGGCTTCGTCACTCGCACTGCGGCGCTGGTGGTGGCCGGGCGGGCGCCGGCCGGCACGACTGTGCAGGTGCTGCAGAACGGCCAGCCCGCCGCCAGCGTGCAGGCCACCAGCGACGGCCGCTTCAGCGCCGGCTTGACGCTGTTGCCCGGCAGCAACCGCCTGCAGGCGAGTGCCACCGACACGCACGGCACCAGCGCACTGTCTGCTGCGGTCAGCGTGACTCTTGACGTCACCGTGCCGGGCAGCCCCGGCACGCTGAGCGCCGCCGCGCAGGCGGGTGGCAAGGTGCGCCTGAGCTGGCAACGCGCGACCGACCCGAACGCGGTCGGCTACGACGTCTACCGCTCGTCCAGCCCGTTCAGCGTGATTGGCGAAGCGGTCAAGGTCAACGGCAGCCGGTTGGCCGGCACCACGCTGGACGACCTGCCGACCCAGGACGGCACCTGGCACTACCGCGTCGTGGCGGTGAATGCGGCCGGCACGCCGTCGGAGCCGTCCAACCCGGTGCAGGCGTTGTCGGACAGCACCTTGCCGAAGGCCTTGTCCATCGCCTACACGCCGCTCGGCAAGGTGGATGCCGCCAGCGGCCGCATCGGCCAGGGCCGGGTCAACCTGGTGGCCACGGTGAGCGAGGCGCTGCAGGCGCCGCCCTACCTGTCCATCGTGCCGCAAGGGGGGGTGCCCATCCCGGTGGAGCTGAGCAAGACCGGCGACACCTCCTACGCCGGCAGCTTCCTGGTGGACGCCGGCACCGCCTCCGGCCTGGCCAGCGTGCTGTTCTCGGCGCGCGACCTGGTGGGCAACCGCGGTACCGACATCGACGCCGGCGGCACGCTGCGCATCGACACCGAAGGTCCGGCCCTGTCCAACATCCAGCTGACCCCCAGCGCACCCATCAAGGTGGACCGCGGCGCGGCCGTGGTCGCCACCTTCACCTTCAGCAAGCCGCCCAAGCCGGGTGCGACGCCGCAGCTGCGCTACCTGCTGTCCGGGCCGGTGCGCCAGCCGGTGGCCATCGACAGCCTGAGCGCGGTGAATGCGACCACCTGGCGCGGCAGCTTCACGCTGCCGAGCGACGCCGGGCTGGGCGGGCCCGAGACGCTGAGCTTCTCGGTGCAGGCCATCGACGAGCTGGACAACATCTCCACCAAGGTGCTGGCCTTCAACCGCTTCCAGGTCTACCAGGGCGAGCTGCCGCCGGCCAACGTGCCGCTCGGCTTCACCGCCAAGGCCCAGCCTGGCGGCAAGGTGCGGCTGGACTGGCAGGCGGTGGACGAGGCGCAGGCCTACCAGCTGTATCGCCAGGCGCCGGGCGAGGACGGCCTGCAGCCCCTGGTGCGCGCAGGCGGCACCAGCCATGTGGACCAGACGCCGCGCGACGGCAGCTACCGCTATGCCATCGCCTCGGTGCGCATGGTGAACGGGCAGGAGGCGGTCTCGGGCCAGAGCGCACCGGTGGAGGTGCAGAGCAGCGCCAATGCGCCGGGTGCGCCGCAGAACCTGAGCCTGCGCCTGACCGGCCAGGGCATCGTCGCCACCTGGCAGGCGCCGCTGGCGAGCACGGTGGACAGCTACCGGCTGTACCGCGCTTCGGGCACCTCCATTGGCAGCATCGATGGCCTCACGCCGCTCAAGAGCGGCATCCGGCAGACGGCGGCGCTGGACGCGTCCCCGTCGCCCACGCAGGGCGCCTACGTGGTGACCGCGGTGGATGCGGCCGGCAACGAATCGGCGCCGTCCAATTCGACCTACCTGAACGCCAGCCTGCTGCCGGTGCGCGACCTGCGGGTGGAGCAGCTCGGCAAGGAGCTGCCGGTGATCCGCTGGAGCGCGCCCAACGGCAACGTGGCGGGCTACAAGGTCTATGTCGGCCCGGACGGTGCGCGGACCCTGCTGACCCCCGGCACCGTGAGCGCACTGAGCCTGACGGACACCGGCTACACCAGCGGCGAGCGCCGCTACACGGTGGCCACGGTGGATGCCAATGGCGTGGAACTGCCGCGCAGCGTGCTGATGCCCAGCCTCAACACGCAGATCGCGGCCGGCCTGCCGCTCAAGCGGGGCGTGATGAACAAGCTGCAGGTGCAGGTCACCAACACCTCTGCGGCCACGCTCGACGGCGTGCGGGCGGTGGTGCGCCTGCCGGTGGACCGCGAGGCGACGCAGTTCAAGGACCACAAGTCGGCCACCGTCAGCCTGGCGCCGAACCAGACCCTGCTGGTGCCGGTGATCGTCGGTGGCTACACCGAGCTGCCGTCGCGGGTGCCGGCGCAGCTCGGCGTGGAGATCGAGCCGGCCGAAGGCGAGCTGGTGAAGATCACCCGCAGCGAGACGCTGGAGGCCACCGACAGCGCGCTGGTGGTCGGCATGGCCACCGACGAGTTCACTCGCGGCGGCAGCGGCAAGGTCAAGCTGACGATCGAGAACACCAGTGAGGTGGATGTCGAGCTGCTCACCGCCACCCAGAACGGCAAGGGCGAGTCCACCGAGCTGCGCTTCAAGATCCTGGACGGTGACAACAACGTGCTGGCGGTGCAGTCCTACCGGCAGGTGCTGGGCGCCAATGTGGTGACGCTGACCAACGGCCTGACCGTGGCGCGCATTCCGGCGGGTGCCAACTACGTCTCCGACGTGTTCGAGTTGAACGTGCCGGCGTCCAGCCCGAACAGCATCCGCGTGAAGCTGGAGGTCGACACGTTGCGCTACCACAGCGGCGAGGCGGACGAGATCCGCATTGCCGGCCGTGGCTCGGAGAAGACGGTATCGCTGGTGGACACCGCCTATGTCGGCGAGGTGACGCAGGTGGCACCGCTGAACTCGTTCGGCGACGAGGACGTGCTGATCACCGGCCGTGCACTGGACCGCCGCAGCAACCAGCCGCTGCCCAACACCCGGCTCAAGCTGGTGCTGAACCAGCAGGGCTTCGAGCGGGTGTTCAGCGTGCTGACCGATGCGACCGGCAGCTTCACCTACACCTTCAAGCCGACCGTGACCGACGCCGGCCTGTACAAGGTGTCGGCGGTGCACCCGGACATCACCGACCGGCCGGAGCAGAAGGCGTTCACCATCAACCGCGTGACGGTGGGGCCGACGCCGTACAAGCTGGACATTCCGCGCAACTACACGTTCAGCATTCCGTTCACGGCGAAGGCGGGGGCGGGCACCGCGGCGACGGGGCTGCGCTTTGTGCTCGACGCCGCCGCACAGCCGACCGGCCGCCTGCCCGAGGGCGTGACCGTCGAGCTGCCGGCGCCGGTGAGCCTGGCGGAGCGGCAGACGCTCAACGTGCCGGTGAAATTCACCGCGAACAACGAGGCGCAGCCGTCGGGCAGCCTCATCCTGAACGTGGTGAGCGACGAGCATCCTGGCAGCCCGATCGCCGTGGTGAAGGTCGACTATGTCTTGTCGGAGGCCAAGCCCTACCTGACCAACACGCCGAGCTTCGTCGAGACGGGCCTGGCGCGGGGCAGCAGCGAGATCGAGAGCGTGACGGTGCAGAACAAGGGCCTGCAGGATGCGTTGAACCTGCGCTTCAGCCTGACCAAGGCCGATGGCAGCCCGGCGCCGGCCTGGGCCGCCATCGTCAGCAGTGCGAACGGCTCGCTGGCGGTAGGGGCCAAACGGGTGATCGATCTTTCGTTCACACCGCCGGCCGACACCGCCGAAGCCGTCTACGAGTTCAAGCTGCAGGTGCAGGGCGACAACGTCCCGGCACAGGCCATGAACGTGTTCGCCAGCGTGACGCAGAGCGGGCAGGGCCATGTGTTGTTCAAGGCCTCTGACATCTACACCGCCACGGTCGACAAGCAGGGCAAGCTGATCCAGGGCCTGGCCAACGCCCGCATCACGGTGCAGAACGAGGACGTGGCCTCGGTGACGCAGGAGCTGGTGACCGACAGCCTGGGCGAGGCCCTGTTCCAGAACCTGCCGGCCGGCCGGTACAAGTTCCGCGCCCACGCCGCCAACCACCAGGAGGTGGGCGGCCGGCTGCTGGTCAAGCCAGGCATCACGGTGAACCAGCCGGTGTTCCTCGACTACAACCTCATCACGGTGGAGTGGAGTGTTCGCGAGATCACGATCCAGGACCGCTACGACATCGTGCTGAACGCAACCTTCGAGACCGATGTGCCGGCCGCGGTGGTCGTGTTGCAACCGGCCAGCGTGAACCTGCCGAAGATGAGCGCGGGCGATGTGTACTACGGCGAGCTGAGCCTGACCAACCATGGCCTGGTGCGCGCCGACAACGTGCAGAAGACGCTGCCGCAGAGCGACGCCTACTTCCGCTACGAGTTCTTGGTGGACGTGCCGGCGCAGCTTGAGCCGAAGCAGCGCGTGACCATCCCCTACCGCGTCATCGCGCTGCAGCCGCTCGACCAGGCAGCGACCAGCGGCACGGCCAGCGGCGGTGGCTGCTACAGCTACAGCAGCCGCCTCAGCGTGAGCTGCACCTTCCAGTGCGCCAACGGCGCCACCTCGAACTGCGGCTCCTCCATGTCGTGGTTCGCCGTCAGCAATAGCTCCTGCCCGGGCGGCGGGGGCGGCGGTGGTGGTGGTGGTGGTGGCGGCTGGGGCGGCGGTGGCGGCTGGGGTGGCGGCGGCGGCAGCACCACACTTCCCCTGCCCGGCAAGAAGTGCGTGTTCGTGCCCAAGGGGGGCGGTAAGGGCGACTACTCATGCAAACGCGGTTGA
- a CDS encoding IPT/TIG domain-containing protein: MAALVVLLLMLLAVPHAAAQTRVSGAIQVHTRWSLEGSPYLLEGPVSVQGGATLSIDAGVVLYMGAGSQLEVQAGAVRATGTAAAPIRVLSDKTRLGQPAAPGDWGQWVFTSGASASRLDHVVFEHGRGLVVLGASPVFNHLAIRHQQGAAITVDLAASPSGIGNQASDNSLNGIAVPAGDITGTVKWGLRGIPYVVASGTVSVGASPVISGISPASVEQGQTVTLSVSGSRLQGAGAASFDQAGLALTPFSGGSASQVHFQLKVDAAAPLGTAGLRLQTDAGEVTLDKALTVTPPLPVVTALSPNSILAGAGLTRLSVQGRNFGSQSQVLLDATVVPTEYVSAAELRATVPSQSAPGTLRAQVRSPDPRSPGQYLTSNSELLTVEAPVPPTVNIEPNPIALPPDGKPRQITVRFSKADYRDHTLVFSTSDPGKASVEPSRLTIAAGQTSGKLTIVSKLAGSVTLTGESETLARISVPVFITTDFRGASTSFARPVGVFVEGGGVVSTSPVTVTHSSVGVSVGAVLTGSAPRGWALGSRASFTVSGRGIPAGARVALVPSAGLTLDSPVVSPDGSQLQFTVSAAADAPTGAKRIEVRDAAGALLAFSDPAQSMVQLMSGLPTIVSVAPIDAVPGSTVRLVVRGQHLHQGLSSLQPADGLVLDAQPQVNADGTELTASLQVLPGAPTGVRLVRVATPAGQSTAEGSEANRLRIVSALRETVTPVASRLVGVVVGQATRPPEPQSMAQHTVLVGVLRGVGVAEVAPTSAVIGTSVTVEVRGVGLRGITSVALQPATGLTIEGSPSINDEGTLLRFVVKVDAAAELGLRRLVLNSAAGPVAFARASDGSFLVSAPVPELDSVEPQVLLAGQASAKVTLRGRNLGNVVGVRLVPADGVSVSGPFESSADNTVLSFTASVGGAAPSSTRTVIVATAAGESSPAATPANTLRIAKQAGPTYSALVAPQVGVLVGRVATQDPVATQVMATSVGVVIPLQQEPVTTPRTGTSTRVGLVVGEVVRSMTPDGWLQGASGEVVVTGSGLDAVTAAAALPPTGLLFGTPVVEDQGRRLRIPLSVAPDAPLVQRRLQLLTAGGTLTFVLPETPVFGIGRLPSMSSVSPIVLEQGKAVRLTVRGTALQGVARVGLEPADGVAEVSAPEWSQDALGELLTVTVQLDAAATLGQRALRLFVPGGATPAAASAINTVKVVGPQ; this comes from the coding sequence GTGGCCGCTCTCGTGGTGCTGCTGCTGATGCTGCTTGCCGTGCCGCACGCAGCGGCGCAGACGCGCGTCTCGGGGGCCATACAGGTCCACACCCGATGGAGCCTGGAAGGCAGTCCCTACCTGCTGGAGGGGCCGGTGTCGGTGCAGGGCGGCGCGACGCTGTCCATCGACGCCGGCGTGGTGCTCTACATGGGCGCAGGCAGCCAGCTGGAAGTGCAGGCGGGTGCCGTGCGGGCCACGGGGACCGCGGCGGCGCCGATCCGCGTGCTGTCGGACAAGACGCGCCTGGGCCAGCCGGCCGCGCCGGGTGACTGGGGGCAGTGGGTGTTCACCAGCGGCGCGTCGGCATCGCGGCTCGACCATGTGGTGTTCGAGCATGGCCGCGGCCTGGTGGTGCTGGGTGCCTCGCCGGTCTTCAACCACCTGGCGATCCGCCACCAGCAGGGGGCGGCCATCACTGTCGACCTGGCCGCTTCGCCGAGCGGCATCGGCAACCAGGCCAGTGACAACAGCCTCAACGGCATCGCGGTGCCGGCCGGCGACATCACCGGCACCGTGAAGTGGGGCCTGCGCGGCATTCCTTACGTGGTGGCGTCCGGCACCGTCTCGGTGGGCGCCTCGCCGGTCATCAGCGGTATCAGCCCCGCCAGCGTGGAGCAGGGCCAGACGGTGACGCTGTCGGTCTCCGGCAGTCGCCTGCAGGGCGCGGGCGCCGCCAGTTTCGACCAGGCCGGGCTGGCGCTGACGCCCTTCTCCGGGGGCTCTGCCAGCCAGGTGCACTTCCAGTTGAAGGTCGATGCGGCCGCGCCACTGGGCACGGCCGGCTTGCGGCTGCAAACCGACGCGGGGGAGGTGACGCTCGACAAGGCGCTGACCGTCACGCCACCCTTGCCGGTGGTGACGGCGCTGAGCCCCAACTCCATCCTGGCCGGTGCCGGGCTGACCCGCTTGTCGGTGCAAGGCCGCAACTTCGGTTCGCAATCCCAGGTGCTGCTGGATGCCACGGTCGTGCCCACCGAGTACGTCAGCGCTGCCGAACTGCGCGCCACCGTTCCGAGCCAGAGCGCTCCGGGCACCTTGCGTGCGCAGGTGCGGTCGCCCGATCCCCGCAGCCCGGGGCAGTACCTCACCTCCAACAGCGAGTTGCTGACGGTGGAGGCACCGGTGCCGCCGACCGTCAACATCGAGCCCAATCCCATCGCGCTGCCGCCAGACGGCAAGCCGCGGCAAATCACGGTGCGCTTCTCGAAGGCCGACTACCGTGACCACACGCTGGTCTTCTCGACCTCCGACCCCGGCAAGGCCAGCGTCGAACCCAGCCGCCTCACCATTGCAGCGGGCCAGACGAGTGGCAAGTTGACCATCGTGTCCAAGCTGGCCGGCTCGGTCACGCTCACGGGCGAGTCCGAGACGCTGGCGCGCATCAGTGTGCCGGTGTTCATCACCACCGATTTCCGCGGCGCCAGCACGAGTTTCGCCCGTCCTGTCGGCGTGTTCGTCGAAGGTGGTGGTGTGGTCTCCACCTCGCCGGTGACCGTCACGCATTCGAGCGTGGGCGTCTCGGTGGGCGCGGTGCTGACCGGCAGCGCGCCGCGTGGCTGGGCGTTGGGCAGTCGTGCCAGCTTCACGGTGAGCGGGCGTGGCATTCCGGCCGGCGCTCGTGTCGCCCTGGTGCCATCCGCCGGCCTGACGCTGGACAGCCCGGTGGTGTCGCCGGACGGTTCGCAGCTGCAGTTCACGGTGTCCGCGGCGGCCGACGCACCCACCGGCGCCAAGCGCATCGAGGTGAGGGACGCCGCTGGCGCGCTGCTGGCCTTCTCCGATCCGGCCCAGTCGATGGTGCAGCTGATGTCCGGCCTGCCGACCATCGTATCGGTGGCGCCCATCGATGCGGTCCCCGGCTCGACCGTGCGCCTGGTGGTGCGCGGCCAGCACCTGCACCAGGGCCTGTCCAGCCTGCAACCGGCCGATGGCCTGGTGCTGGACGCCCAGCCCCAGGTGAACGCCGATGGCACCGAGCTGACCGCCTCCCTGCAGGTGCTGCCTGGTGCGCCCACCGGCGTGCGGCTGGTGCGCGTGGCCACGCCAGCGGGGCAGAGCACGGCCGAGGGCAGCGAGGCCAACCGCCTGCGCATCGTCAGTGCGCTGCGTGAAACCGTCACGCCGGTTGCCTCCCGCCTGGTGGGAGTGGTCGTCGGGCAGGCCACCCGGCCGCCCGAGCCCCAGTCAATGGCGCAGCACACGGTGCTGGTGGGTGTGCTGCGCGGCGTGGGCGTGGCGGAAGTCGCGCCGACCAGCGCGGTGATCGGCACCTCGGTGACGGTCGAGGTGCGGGGCGTGGGCCTGCGCGGGATCACCTCGGTGGCCTTGCAGCCGGCCACTGGCCTCACGATCGAAGGCTCGCCGAGCATCAATGACGAAGGCACGTTGCTGCGGTTCGTCGTGAAGGTTGATGCCGCGGCCGAGCTGGGCTTGCGCCGCCTGGTGTTGAACAGCGCGGCCGGGCCGGTGGCCTTCGCCCGCGCCAGCGACGGCAGCTTCCTCGTCTCGGCGCCGGTGCCCGAGCTGGACTCGGTCGAGCCGCAGGTGCTGCTGGCCGGCCAGGCCTCGGCCAAGGTGACGCTGCGCGGTCGCAACCTGGGCAACGTGGTCGGCGTCCGGCTGGTGCCGGCCGACGGCGTGTCCGTGTCCGGCCCCTTCGAGTCAAGCGCCGACAACACGGTGCTGAGCTTCACGGCAAGCGTGGGCGGTGCGGCGCCCTCGTCCACCCGCACGGTGATCGTCGCCACTGCTGCCGGCGAATCGAGCCCCGCGGCCACACCCGCCAACACGCTGCGCATCGCCAAGCAGGCGGGCCCGACCTACAGCGCACTGGTGGCGCCGCAAGTGGGCGTGCTGGTCGGCCGGGTGGCCACGCAGGACCCGGTCGCAACCCAGGTGATGGCGACGTCGGTTGGCGTGGTGATCCCGCTCCAGCAGGAGCCGGTCACCACCCCCCGGACGGGTACGAGCACACGGGTGGGACTGGTCGTGGGCGAGGTGGTCCGCTCGATGACGCCGGACGGCTGGCTGCAGGGCGCGTCGGGCGAGGTCGTCGTCACCGGCAGCGGGCTGGACGCCGTCACCGCGGCGGCCGCGCTGCCGCCCACGGGCCTGCTGTTCGGCACTCCGGTGGTCGAGGACCAGGGCCGTCGCCTGCGCATTCCGCTGTCGGTCGCTCCGGACGCGCCGCTGGTGCAGCGCCGCCTGCAATTGCTGACGGCTGGCGGGACGCTGACCTTTGTCCTGCCCGAAACGCCGGTGTTCGGCATCGGGCGGCTGCCGAGCATGAGTTCGGTCTCGCCCATCGTGCTGGAGCAGGGCAAGGCGGTGCGCCTCACGGTGCGCGGCACCGCGCTGCAGGGTGTGGCCCGCGTCGGCCTGGAGCCGGCCGACGGCGTGGCCGAGGTCTCGGCGCCCGAGTGGTCGCAGGACGCGCTGGGTGAATTGCTGACCGTGACGGTGCAGCTCGATGCCGCCGCCACGCTCGGCCAGCGGGCGCTGCGCCTGTTCGTGCCGGGGGGCGCCACACCGGCTGCCGCATCGGCGATCAACACCGTCAAGGTCGTGGGTCCTCAATAG